From Thermoflavifilum aggregans, a single genomic window includes:
- a CDS encoding inorganic diphosphatase, translating into MIGVKHPWHDLSPGPQCPKIVHAVIEIPQGSKSKYELDKPTGLLKLDRVLFSAVHYPANYGLIPQTYFIDQDPLDILVFASMPLTPLCLLEARVIGLMHMTDGNDVDDKIIAVAHHDAAFFHIQDIDELPAYTIAELKNFFEDYKKLENKIVKVGDFMNKEAAYTCIQESVERYAQKFKKE; encoded by the coding sequence ATGATTGGCGTAAAACATCCTTGGCACGATCTTTCACCAGGTCCACAATGTCCGAAGATTGTGCATGCTGTCATTGAAATACCGCAGGGTAGCAAAAGCAAATATGAATTAGATAAGCCTACCGGCCTGCTTAAATTGGATAGGGTGTTGTTTTCAGCAGTTCATTATCCGGCCAATTACGGTTTGATACCACAGACTTATTTTATTGATCAAGATCCACTGGATATCCTGGTATTTGCTTCCATGCCTCTCACACCGCTGTGTTTGCTGGAAGCCCGTGTCATTGGTCTTATGCACATGACTGACGGTAATGATGTGGATGATAAAATTATTGCTGTGGCACATCATGATGCAGCCTTTTTTCACATACAGGATATAGATGAACTGCCAGCATATACGATAGCCGAATTGAAAAATTTTTTTGAAGATTATAAAAAACTCGAAAATAAGATTGTAAAGGTGGGTGATTTTATGAACAAGGAAGCGGCTTATACCTGTATTCAGGAAAGTGTTGAAAGATACGCACAGAAGTTCAAAAAAGAGTAA